The sequence GATTCTTGAAAACCGCGCTGGGCGTCCCGTGTATAATGCTCTACTTAAACAAGGAGAAGCACACCCTATAGAAGAAATAGGGGAAAGACTCCGGGGGATGATGAGCTCTCTCTTTAAGAAGAAGCTTGTAGACAAAGCAAAAAACTGATGAGCTTAAATAGGGTAAAAATTGCTTCTGAAGGACTTGTTTACATAGCCGTTTTTGGCATATTGTGTTGGATTACGGGTCTTTTTGGGTTTGTGATAATTTCTGTGATCTTCTTGGTAATAACTTTGTTTATCGCATACTTCTTTAGAGATCCCGATAGGTCCATACCTCAGGATCCACATGCACTAGTTGCCCCGGCGGATGGAAGGATTGTCGAGGTATCACCTGCTTTTGAGGAAACATTCTTAGGTAAAGAGATGAAACGGATCGGTATCTTTTTATCAATAACTGATTGCCATATAAATAGGTCTCCCTTAAACGGGATTGTATTAGGCACAAAATACATTAAAGGGAAATTTAGTTTAGCTTACTCAAAAACTGCTTCACGCCAGAACGAAAGACTTTCTACGCTGATCCAGTCAGAAGAAAAAGAGAATGTAGTCCTCGTTCAGATTGCGGGGTTCCTGGCCCGCAGGATTATTTCATATCTTGCTATCGGGAGTCAAATTAGAAGGGGTGAGAGGTTTGGCATGATCAAATTCGGGTCACGGGTCGACATATACCTCCCGCTCAATTGTGAAGTGACTTGCAATGTTGGGGATTTTGTAAGGGGTGGAGAAACAATAATTGGATGGTTGAAAGAGGGAGAAGAATGAAAAAAAAGAAGACCAGAGGACAGAGAGTCATACCTATATTACCAAACATTCTTACAACGGGGAGCCTGTTCCTAGGTCTATATTCTATTATGACTTCTCTACAGATAGTGTCTATTCAGGGATTTCAGGAGTTTTCAGATGAATTTATTTACAACAAGTTTTGGTGGGCAGCGGCATTCATAGGTTTTTCCGTGGTTCTTGATATGTTTGATGGTAAGCTAGCGAGGTTGCTTAAATCCGAGAGCGAATTTGGTATTTCGTATGATTCTCTCTCAGACTTAGTTTCTTTTGGGGTGGCTCCGGGTATTTTAATTTATACATGGTCCCTGATGAATGCCAGCAAATTTGGGCTTATGGCTGTTCTTTTTTATATGGTATGCACGGCACTAAGGTTAGCGAGGTTTAATGTTCAATCAACAAAATTGGAAAAATACAAGTTTACAGGGTTACCCAGCCCGATGGCTGCCGGTCTGATGTTTTCACCTATTTTGCTGTTTTCGGAATTCAGGATTGAGCCCACTCAATTTATGGCATGGTTTTACTTAATAGCTGCGCCATTTGTGGGGCTTTTGATGGTAAGCAACATTCCATACTGGAAATATCCAAGGTTCAGGTTGGCAGGTCCTTTTAATGCTCTAGTGGTCTCTTCTATCATCATAGCTGCTCTTGTGACTAATCCGGAAATAATGGTTATATTGATTGTTTATCTTTATAGTATAGCCGGTCTGATTTTATATGTTGCGAAGCAACTAAATAGGAAGTCGCCTATTTCAGAAGATGCTGCTGCGGAATAAACATATATTTACTGTTTATTCTATAGGAAGGTTTTATAAAATTGATCTTAGTAGAGCTAATTTAAGTAGCCCTTTATATTTGTAAGTTACTGTATTCCCACGATTTTATATCTATAGTCCTGTATGGAGGCTTTTTATGAGATATTTCCTCATCATTCTCTCAGGTATAATGATAAGTCTAAATTTTAATCCGGAGAATGGTATGAGTATAAATGTAAACGAAGCGCAAGTGATTCAAAATGATTCGCTAGGTGAAATAGTAACAGGGGTACGGAAAATTCAGCTTAATAACGGCTTAAAGGTGATTCTTGAAGAAAATCACTCTGCACCGGTGGTCGCCGTGAATGTATGGGTAAAGACCGGAAGCGCTTGTGAGCAGGAGGGAGAATACGGGCTTGCCCATGTACATGAGCACATGGTCTTTAAGGGTACAAAGCGTAGAGATGTAGGAGAAATCGCAAGGGTGATAGAAGGGGATGGCGGAGATATCAACGCTTTTACGTCCTTTGATGAAACGGTTTATTTCGTTGCCATTGCCAGCAGGTTTCTTCCCACCGCTCTCGATGTACTATCTGATGCAATGGAAAATTCCACATTTGATCCCTACGAGCTTACCAAGGAGCTTGAGGTTGTGATGGAGGAAATAAGACGGAGCGAGGATTCGCCGGCGAGAGTATTGAGTGAGAAGGTTTTTTCGACAGCGTATAGTGTTCACCCTTATAAGCGACCTGTGATTGGAACAAAACAGAGTGTTAATAGTTTTACACGCGAAAGGGTCATTAATTTTTACAATGAGTGGTATTCACCAGGTAACATGGTGCTCGTTTTAGTTGGAGATTTCAACACCGATGAAGCCATCAATCAAATTGAAAGCACATTTGGTAAGATTAAGCCAAGGGTCGTACCTGAGTGTGTGATTCCTAAAGAACCTGAGCAGA comes from Thermodesulfobacteriota bacterium and encodes:
- a CDS encoding phosphatidylserine decarboxylase family protein yields the protein MSLNRVKIASEGLVYIAVFGILCWITGLFGFVIISVIFLVITLFIAYFFRDPDRSIPQDPHALVAPADGRIVEVSPAFEETFLGKEMKRIGIFLSITDCHINRSPLNGIVLGTKYIKGKFSLAYSKTASRQNERLSTLIQSEEKENVVLVQIAGFLARRIISYLAIGSQIRRGERFGMIKFGSRVDIYLPLNCEVTCNVGDFVRGGETIIGWLKEGEE
- the pssA gene encoding CDP-diacylglycerol--serine O-phosphatidyltransferase, which gives rise to MKKKKTRGQRVIPILPNILTTGSLFLGLYSIMTSLQIVSIQGFQEFSDEFIYNKFWWAAAFIGFSVVLDMFDGKLARLLKSESEFGISYDSLSDLVSFGVAPGILIYTWSLMNASKFGLMAVLFYMVCTALRLARFNVQSTKLEKYKFTGLPSPMAAGLMFSPILLFSEFRIEPTQFMAWFYLIAAPFVGLLMVSNIPYWKYPRFRLAGPFNALVVSSIIIAALVTNPEIMVILIVYLYSIAGLILYVAKQLNRKSPISEDAAAE